One genomic region from Bradyrhizobium icense encodes:
- a CDS encoding ATP-binding cassette domain-containing protein, with protein MASPLLVLDQVRKVYTRGRVVRRPTFTLEANLVIDQPAVIGVVGPNGAGKTTLFEMMTGSNAPSSGRVYVAGTDIHKVKYRERDRLAIHYHQTYQVRRFRKLVPSIFLEKSPTPTPMVHLFDEPQFNLQDGYIGFMLDFFRKLRAEGRLVVLCLHPTAAWHLEILAEIAEQYLFVADGGVTRQPDFATLTREPRFRSYLGPELTRAAEALCVGRAAAHS; from the coding sequence CCCGACGTTCACACTTGAAGCCAATCTCGTGATCGACCAACCCGCTGTTATCGGCGTGGTCGGCCCGAACGGGGCTGGCAAGACGACGCTGTTCGAAATGATGACTGGCTCGAACGCGCCATCGTCCGGCCGCGTTTACGTCGCCGGCACAGATATCCATAAGGTCAAGTACCGCGAACGCGACCGCCTCGCGATCCATTATCACCAGACCTATCAGGTACGCCGCTTCCGCAAGCTGGTGCCATCGATATTCCTCGAAAAGTCGCCGACGCCGACGCCGATGGTGCATCTGTTCGACGAGCCGCAATTCAACCTGCAGGACGGCTATATCGGCTTTATGCTCGATTTCTTCCGCAAACTGCGCGCCGAGGGGCGGCTCGTGGTGTTGTGCCTGCATCCGACTGCGGCCTGGCACCTGGAAATCCTGGCCGAAATCGCCGAACAATATCTGTTCGTCGCGGACGGTGGCGTCACGCGACAGCCGGATTTTGCGACACTCACCCGCGAGCCCCGGTTCCGGAGCTACCTGGGCCCGGAATTGACGCGGGCCGCGGAGGCGCTATGCGTCGGCCGCGCGGCCGCACACTCTTGA
- a CDS encoding NAD-dependent succinate-semialdehyde dehydrogenase: MAYSNTQLFINGKWRPSQSGRTIAVLNPATEETIGTVAHADRADLDEALEAAAKGFKVWRAVAPFERCRIMRKAAQIMRERNDEIAPLLTMEQGKTLAEAKMEAMAAADVIEWFAEEAKRAYGRVIPARGPGIYQIAVKEPVGPVAAFTPWNFPINQVVRKLSAGLAAGCSIIVKAPEETPASPAQLIKAFVDAGVPDGVINLVYGVPSEISEYLIPHPVIRKISFTGSTVVGKQLSALAGLHMKRATMELGGHAPAIVFKDADVSSAAKILAAAKYRNAGQVCISPTRMLVQDDVFREFVDKFVEGAKSMKVGNGLDPDSKMGSLANPRRVTAIEGMVQDAVGKGAKLETGGHRVGNKGYFFEPTVVSDVPKDARAMNEEPFGPLALISRFSTFDEVAEEANRLPFGLASYAFTSSTKTATAIGAAIEAGMVSINSFGLALPEVPFGGVKDSGYGSEGGTEAMEGYFNTKFITQTGV, encoded by the coding sequence GTGGCATATTCAAATACCCAGCTCTTCATCAACGGCAAATGGCGTCCGAGCCAGTCGGGCAGGACCATCGCCGTGCTCAACCCGGCGACTGAGGAGACGATCGGTACCGTGGCGCATGCCGACCGTGCCGATCTTGACGAAGCGCTGGAAGCCGCCGCGAAGGGCTTCAAGGTCTGGCGGGCGGTGGCACCGTTCGAGCGCTGCAGGATCATGCGCAAGGCGGCTCAAATCATGCGCGAGCGCAACGACGAGATCGCGCCGCTGTTGACGATGGAGCAGGGCAAGACGCTGGCGGAAGCGAAGATGGAGGCCATGGCTGCCGCCGACGTCATCGAGTGGTTCGCCGAGGAAGCCAAGCGCGCCTATGGCCGGGTGATCCCGGCTCGCGGCCCCGGCATCTACCAGATCGCCGTCAAGGAGCCGGTCGGTCCGGTCGCGGCCTTCACGCCGTGGAATTTCCCGATCAACCAGGTGGTTCGCAAGCTCTCCGCGGGGCTCGCGGCCGGATGTTCGATCATCGTCAAGGCGCCCGAGGAAACCCCGGCATCGCCTGCGCAACTGATCAAGGCATTCGTCGATGCAGGCGTGCCTGACGGCGTTATCAACCTGGTCTATGGCGTACCGTCGGAGATTTCGGAATATCTCATTCCGCATCCGGTGATCCGCAAGATTTCCTTCACCGGATCGACCGTCGTCGGCAAGCAGCTCTCCGCGCTGGCCGGCCTGCACATGAAGCGTGCCACCATGGAATTGGGCGGCCATGCGCCGGCGATCGTGTTCAAGGACGCAGACGTCTCCTCGGCTGCGAAGATTCTGGCGGCGGCGAAATACCGCAATGCCGGCCAGGTTTGCATCTCGCCGACGCGCATGCTGGTGCAGGACGACGTGTTCCGTGAGTTCGTCGACAAGTTCGTCGAAGGCGCCAAGTCGATGAAGGTCGGCAATGGCCTGGATCCCGACTCGAAGATGGGGTCGCTCGCCAATCCGCGCCGCGTCACTGCCATAGAAGGCATGGTGCAGGATGCTGTGGGCAAGGGCGCCAAGCTCGAGACCGGCGGCCATCGCGTTGGCAACAAGGGCTATTTCTTCGAGCCGACGGTGGTCAGCGACGTGCCGAAGGATGCGCGCGCGATGAACGAGGAGCCGTTCGGCCCGCTGGCGTTGATCTCGCGGTTCTCGACCTTCGACGAGGTCGCCGAGGAAGCCAACCGCTTGCCGTTTGGTCTCGCGTCCTACGCCTTCACCAGCTCGACCAAGACGGCGACCGCGATCGGCGCGGCCATCGAGGCCGGCATGGTTTCGATCAACAGCTTTGGTCTGGCGCTACCCGAAGTGCCGTTCGGCGGCGTCAAGGATTCCGGCTACGGCTCGGAGGGCGGCACCGAGGCGATGGAGGGCTATTTCAACACCAAGTTCATCACCCAGACCGGGGTGTGA